Below is a window of Sulfurisphaera ohwakuensis DNA.
TACTGATGGGTATAGTTCTTTGAAATAATCGTTATAAACCCAATAACCTCCTACCGCTAAGAAGGCTAAAATCATTGGTAAACCTACATCTAGTAATCCAAATCTTAAAATATATAAGAACCCTAGTCCCGGTAAAAACATTAAAATGCCTAGTAATGCTGGTAAAAATGTTCCATGTCTGTGCTCTGGTATAGATCCGTCCATTGCTCTACCAAATGTTAATGGTAGGGCTACTGGTTTAATATAAAAGTCTGGTAATCCAATTACTTCAACTCCCCAAGGATCTAGACTTTCAACCCTTTTACCTTTAACCCAACTATAAAGTAAATTACCGAAGATTAATACTAGTCCTATACCCATTATTACTCCTCCTACATCAATTAGTATTTGGAATGGATAGTATATCATCGATGGAACCCATGCATACCTTCTTGGCATACCTAATACTCCTTCAACGAACATTCCAGTAGCTATTACAAATGCACCAGCTACTGTCATTATGGCACCGCTCTTAGATAATTCCATATCGTACATTTTACCAGTAAAATATGGGAAATAGTAGAGCAGAGCAGCTAAAAATGCTACTATAATAGCGAAAACCATGTAGTGGAAATGGCCCACAACAGCATAGGTACCATTTAAATCGTAATCCAGAGGTATTAATGGGAATAACACACCAGTAATACCTCCAACAAGGAATAGTGCTATAAAACCTATAGTAAGGATTGAATATCCAGTGACTCTGAGTTTTCCTTGATAGAATGTAGCGGTCCAATTAACTACTTTTACACCAGAAGGTATTGCTATTGCCATTGTTATAGCTGATGCAACTGCATCAGCCCAAAAGTTAAATATTGACGTAAACATGTGATGCATCCAAACTCCCATAGCACTTAAGAAGGCTATTGCAAAAGAGGATAAGGCTAAGGCTTTATAACCATAAATTTGTCTACCCACAGACCTCGGTAATATTTCGCCAATTAGGCCCATTGCTGGAAGCATAAGGATATATACTTCTGGATGACCGAAGAACCAGAAAACATTTTGCCATAGTAATGGATTTCCTCCAGCATGGGCATTAAAGAACTGGAAACCCCAGTTTCTCTCTAAAAATGCCATAGCTAAACCGGCTGTCAATGGTGGTAAAGCTATCATTAGTAATATCGCTGTAGAGAAGAAAGCCCAAACAAATAATGGCATCTTAAAGTACGGTACTTTCTTTAGCCTAGTAATTGTTAGTATGAAGTTTATTCCAGTTAACGTACTAGATATACCAGCTATTATAAGAGCTATCTCTATTACATCCATTCCTATTCCGCTATTTACTTGTAAATCCACAGAAAGTGGTGCATACATATACCATCCAGCATTTACAACTCCAACCAGAGGAGAAATTGCCGTTAAGGTGACAGCAGGGACTAAAATCCAAAATGAGAGTGCATTTATTTTAGGCCAATATAAATCATGAGCACCAATCATTCTTGGAACTAAATAATTAGCTAGACCAGCAGATAATGGCATCACTACGAAGAATATCATAAATATACCGTGAAGTGTTAAAGCGTCATAATATGTAGTAGGACCTATATTGTTAAAAGTTAACTGAGTCCTCATTACCGTTGCTTCAACGCTTCCGATAATTAGGCTAATAATTCCTAGTGTTATGTACATTATACCAATATCTGAAGCATTAGTAGTAGTAAATGCTATTTTTAGAACTTCCTTAATTTTATGAGCTACACTACTCATAATTCTCATTAATTAATATCTGATACCGGTTTATTAATCTTATTATCAAAAACTTTTATAGTTTAAAACTTTGATTATATTTTAATATTTAAGAGAAAAAATTTAATTAATCACAAACCATCTTGTTTGTACCGTTCAAGAGTTTAATATATATAATTAATTAAGTTAATTAAAAATTGAACATTAAACAACTAGTACTCTTTGTTGGTATAGAGTAAAAAAATAAAAGTTTGAAAAATACAATTGATTTATGAGAATATGAGAAAAGCCGTCTCACCAACTTTTACAGCTATAATCGCTATCGTAGTAGCTATAGTAATAGTAGGGGCAGCAGTCTATACATATCAACAGTTTTTAATGTACTCATCAAAGACCTCAGCGGCAATTACAACAACGTCAACAACTCCAAAACACACATTACCTTATAATCCTACTAACAAAACTGTATTTATTACCTTAGTAACGCTATCTAGCGGACCTACATTTAATTTTAATGGCACAGATTTCGGAGCAATGGTAATATATGTACCAGCTGGATGGAACTTATATATTACATACGTTAATCAACAAAGTTTACCACATAACCTCAATTTAGTAGCTAATGATACACCTACTCCAAATTCGGCTAATATTGCTGACGACGGAAAAATCCTCTTAACGATTGGAGCTACAACGAGTGACTATCAAAGTTCCGGGTTAATGAGTGGTCAGTCAGCAAGTGAATTATATTCTGATATACCTGCTGGGATTTATTGGCTTTGCTGTGGCATTGCTGGGCATGCAGAATCTGGAATGTGGGTAGTTTTAGTTGCATCCCCTAACGTTACTACTCCATACGTTGTTATAAGCTAAATTCTTTTTTATAATTTTTTGCGTTAACTATAAATATTAGATTATTAAATATTCTTTTGATGACTAGGTTATCTATAGAAGTAATAACTATGATAGGGGCAGCTTTAATTCTTGCAGTATTAGGTGGTATTGCCTTTCATGATTTAATAATGATAGATACGGGTGGATATTTCCCACATAATGAAAAACCAGAAGTGATCAGAGTTATAGCAAAACAGTATGTCTGGGAATTTATATATCCTAATGGAACTGTAAGTTATGATAAAGTTGTTATACAGGCGGGTAAACCGTATATCTTTAATCTAACTTCCGCTGATGTAATCCACGCAATGTATATTGTACAATTAGGGTATAAACTTGAGGCTATCCCAGGATATTATTATCCATTATACATAATAGTAAATAAACCGGGAGTGTACAACATTTATTGCGCCGAATTTTGTGGTCCGGGACATTATACTATGATAGGGGAGCTCATAGTAGTTAATTCTACAGCAGGGTGATAAAATGAGTCAAAGACTTTCTAAAAAGGATTACGCATTATGGATAATATCAGTAATAGCAATGTTCTTTATCTTTGAAGCATTAGGAAATTTCGGAAATTTAACTGCTTTATCTTCAGCTTCACCAATTTCACTAGCCGAAAAATCATTATTCAAAATTACTTATATTGCAGCTGGCGGTGTGTTTGCTATATTTATGGGTAGTTTAATCTTTCTCTCTTTAAGGTTTAGAGAGAGGAGTGAGGTGAGCGTACAGAGGAAAATTGATTATAGTGCAATTAGTCTTGCTACATTGATAGTTACTGGAATAATATTAGTTTGGTTCTCTTTACCATATTTATCTCCTAATATTCCTCTAGTATTACAATTTAATTCTGGTATTTTAATCTCAATGGCCATGTTTCTATTATTTGCATTAACTATAGTGCTATATAAGGAATATTATAAAGATTAAGTTAATTATTTTTCTATTTTCTTCTAATTAAACTTTAAAAACCTAAAAACGGGTGTTAATTTATGGGAAGAAAAAAGTTAGTAATATTTATTACGGCATTATTCTTCTTGTTCTTATATTTCTCTCTTTTTCCTCCAGGATTATTTTCAAATATTATAGCTCCAATAATCTTCTGGATAATGACACTTTTTATTACACTCTTCTATCCTCTTAACACAGTATTTACTTACGTCATGGCTAATTTCAAAAGGAAAAAAGAAATCTCCATTTCAACCCTAATGTACTTCCCATTTCATCTCTTGATATTTAGTTTAGCCTTAGAAAAATTGCTAACACTATTCTTTAACTATTCCCCAACATTCTATCATGGAGAAGTGAATTTAGCGTTTTCCCCATTTGTAACTTCTGGTTTAGGTTTTCTCTTTAATCTTCTATTTAATCCCTCTATTGAAGTGTTACTACCACCATATTATTTTCTTTCAATTACACCATTTGCAATATTTATAGCTTTAAGTATAACGTTTTTAGTATCTGCAAATATAGGTAAAATATTTGAATTTATAAGATCAAAACGATTAATTGCTGGAGTAATTAGTCTTGGATTAGTTGGTGGGAGTACATGTTGCTTATCATTGCCAACTATCATAGCGTTTTATACTCCGCTTTCTTTTCTTGCGTATAACGTTATAAGTGGTGAAATTTTAACAATAGTGTATTTTGCTTTACCATTAATTGTAATATTTTCTCTATATGATCTGTTTAAAAGATCTCTTAAAGTTAAATGTGATTGTAAATAGATTAAACATTTTAGTAAAACTTAAATAGTTTTTAGTATAAAATTTCTTTGTGAGAAATATGAAAAGACGAGATTTCATTAGGTTAGCTATGATAGCTGGTGGAGCTGTTGCAATATCTCCATTATTTTCACCCCTTTTTAATTACATGGGATACTATTACAATGAATTAAGAGTTATATCGAAAAACTATTTAGTAGCTAATAACACAGCTGGTTTGCAAGGATTTCCTAAGTATAAAGTAGCTAATATTAAAGATATACAAAGTAGTAACTGTCCCGTCTATTTCTTTACTTATCCCTTAACGAATGAACCTTGCTTCATAGTCGACTTCTCTAAACTAAATAACCAGACTAACGTGGAATTTAAGAATCCGTATTTTGGTCAATTTGCTATAAATTCTAAGTTTCCAACTATTAAGGGTGTAGGTCCGAAGGGCTCAATATGTGCATTCTCAGCAATATGTGTTCATTTAGGCTGTCAATTACCAGCACAAGTTCTTACAAGTTCTCCCAACTTGCCTGGTTTAAATCCTGCTAGTACGATTTTACATTGTCCATGCCATGGATCGATGTATAAATTAGATGAAGGAGGAATAGTAGTAGGTGGACCAGCACCTAGACCATTACCGATAGTTTTACTAGAATATGATAATACAACTGGTGATATTTACGCTATAGGAACTAACGCACCATATTTCTCTAAGACTAGACCAACTAGTAATTTGATATATGATCCAAATTATTCCTATCAAATACCATCTAATCCAGCTTGCACTTCGGGGTGATAAAGTGGAAGAGGAAAGAGAGAGTTGGTTAGACAAAGTCTTTCAGTGGTTAGATGAAAGAGTAGGAATATATGGACATACTATTGCTAAAGCTCCAAGGTATGCTTATAGACTTGATTATTGGTTAGGCTCAATGGTACTTGCTGCTTTCGCTTTGGCAGTAATAACTGGAGCCCTTGTTGCATTATATTACGTTCCCTCTGATCCTTATGCTTCTACAGTATACTTAATTACAAAGGTACCATATGGAGCTTTATTGTTCAGTATACATACATGGGCTGCTTACGCAATGATATTTTTACTTATTATTCATATGACAAGAAACTTTATTGTAGGTGCTTATAGAAAACCTAGGGAAATCATGTGGGTTGTTGGAGTTATATTGGCTGGATTAGCTTTAACTGAAGCCTATTTAGGCTACTCCTTACCATATAATTTAATATCCTGGACAGCAACTACTACCGGTCTAAATCTGTTCACTTACATGCCTTTTAATTTAGCTGCCCTAATTAAACTGATGACTACTGTACCAACAAATTTGCCTGGTATAGCTAGTGGTGTTGATCCACTAGTTGATAGATTCTTTATATTCCACTGGATTGTTGGAGGATTAATACTTCTATTTATAATGATTCATTTAGCAATATTTGAAAAACATGGAGGACCTACACCACCGCCTAGTAAGGAGCCAGGCCCAGAATTAATTGAGCATTTTAGAGATAAAGTGGAAAATGATCCTAATTGGAGACTACAACCATATACGAGAACCTTTGGAATGATATTGATGACTTTCTTCCTTATATTTGGTGGGGTAATACTGATCGCATCATTAATACCATATAATATTGCAATTACTGGTGGCGGACTTAAGTATACAATGCCAGAGTATAACCCAGTATTAGCTGCTCAAACACCACCAATACCGGATTGGTACTTCTTATTCATTTACTTCTTTTACAAATCAGTAACCCCACAAAATGCTTCAATAATTTTCTTAGCTTGGATATTAATTACAGTATTATTCCCATTTATAGATCAGTATATCTTTAGACATAAAGCAAGCCATCCAGTAATGAGACCTGCTGCAATAGCTTTAGGAACAGGGTTTATAATTTCCTTCATAGTAAACAGTATTTGGGCATATAGGACGCCTGGAGTAGATATAGGACCTATAGGTGTCGAAGTAGACGGTTTAATTTTCTTAGCATCATTTGTGGTACTTTACCCATTAATCAAATTCTATTTAGCTCCAAGATCGATTAGAGGGGATTCCTCTGGAGGGAGTTTTAATTTTAGAAAAGGTATGAGTTTAAAGACTAAAACTCTTAATCTACAGCAGCAAAAATTAATACTAAGGTCTAGTGAAATAGCGTTTATTGGATTAGTATCATCATTTATATATACTACATGCCAACTATTTGCATCATTACAAGTAGCTTATATAACTGCGCAATTTGGAGTAGGATTTTTACTAGGATTAGACTTGCTGCTATTAGCTGGTATACTAGGTTTCCTAGTTTTTGGTGGAAAATAGTTCGAACGAAGTATTCTAATACAATTTTTTTATATCATAATTTACACACTATTTTTTCTCAATACTACTATTTTTATTCATATCAGCGTTAATATTAAGAAAGATAGTACCATAAAAAATGTCTTTCGAACCTTATACTAAGATAATCTGATATCCTTCGTCAATGAACAATGATAGATCTTTATGATCGTTTTCATCACCTAAAAGTCTAAACCCTTTAGCCACTACTTTATCTCTTATGTTCAAGTGTGGTGGTGAGGCACAATATCCGCAAGCGCCATATATTATTCCTTGTTTTGTTGCTTCGTCTACTAAAGGTTTAATATAAGAATTATCTGAAATTAATATTTTTTCTCCCAATCCTTCAAAATAAACTACTACTTCATTTCCTTTTTTCTTCAAGTTTATAGCGTAATGTAATGCATGTGCTGCTTTCACTAATTCAGATCTTATATCCGGGTCGGAGAATATTATAAAAGCATATTTCATATGAGAAAATTCTCATTAGTTAAGATAAAATTGTGTTCTAAACTTTTGATCATTAAATATCCAATTATTTATCTTATATTCGGATTTTATTGAAATTTTTCCAAATTTATTGAGTTTAACTATTTCTTCTAAATTTTCCGCGAATCCAATGTAAATTGGAGGATATTTGAAAATATGTTTAATTTGTTTATTAATTGTTTGCGAAATAAGAGAATATAATAGGAAGTCCAACTTTGCTATATCTATCCTTGGGACAATCTTTACAAAGTTATTAGAAACTAAGAAGCGTAAATGCCTATTTATTGTTTTTGAGCTTTTCCCTAGTTCTATTGCTATTTCTTTGTCACTTATTAAAGGATTCTTAACCAGTAAGTCAATTATTTTATAATCTAACTTTGATAGTGAGTATTTTCTATTAGGAATTATTTGATAAAATATAGGATTTATCTTTTCTATCTCTTTATTAATATCTTCTCCGAAAATTTCAGAAATTATATATCCCTCTATACATTTAAACCTCACACTTTCATTGCTTATATTTTCTTGATTATGTATTACAATAGCTTTCTTATACCCTAAAATAACAGGATCTACATATGTATAATAGCCTTCAATAAATTTTTGCAACTTATTTAATCTATATATTAAGGAAGAAAGACTAAGATTTAATTTTCTAGCTAATTCTCTTTTACTAACTCTTGGGTTTACAAAAATATTATAAAATATTAATTTATCTAATGCGTCCATATTAATATATTATTCAATATTTCTTATATATTCATTATGAAGCTCCCTAAATCCTTTCTTAACATAGAATGAGGTTGCTATCACGTTTTTTGCTGGAAATCTAGCTAATACTGTATCAATTCCTTTTTCTTTTAATTCTTTTTCTATATAATTTATTATTTCCTCTCCTATACCCTTACGTCTATAG
It encodes the following:
- a CDS encoding cbb3-type cytochrome c oxidase subunit I, which encodes MRIMSSVAHKIKEVLKIAFTTTNASDIGIMYITLGIISLIIGSVEATVMRTQLTFNNIGPTTYYDALTLHGIFMIFFVVMPLSAGLANYLVPRMIGAHDLYWPKINALSFWILVPAVTLTAISPLVGVVNAGWYMYAPLSVDLQVNSGIGMDVIEIALIIAGISSTLTGINFILTITRLKKVPYFKMPLFVWAFFSTAILLMIALPPLTAGLAMAFLERNWGFQFFNAHAGGNPLLWQNVFWFFGHPEVYILMLPAMGLIGEILPRSVGRQIYGYKALALSSFAIAFLSAMGVWMHHMFTSIFNFWADAVASAITMAIAIPSGVKVVNWTATFYQGKLRVTGYSILTIGFIALFLVGGITGVLFPLIPLDYDLNGTYAVVGHFHYMVFAIIVAFLAALLYYFPYFTGKMYDMELSKSGAIMTVAGAFVIATGMFVEGVLGMPRRYAWVPSMIYYPFQILIDVGGVIMGIGLVLIFGNLLYSWVKGKRVESLDPWGVEVIGLPDFYIKPVALPLTFGRAMDGSIPEHRHGTFLPALLGILMFLPGLGFLYILRFGLLDVGLPMILAFLAVGGYWVYNDYFKELYPSVPSIRPPGGFEMTKMAGSPFSGSSNPLSVTTEGIQKAIQTRTIVLYLIIAEIFLFGGFIGGYLYTINWTPAAQPYLASFHVDWYGLPLAMTIILLSSSIPSHFAYDSLLKGKLKRFKYLGLVTFLMGLTFLSGQMYEFTHIIHFTPQENIVTSFFFTIVWLHGFHVIMGLTLWAFTLLRARRIIPYEASTAASYYWHFVDGIWVIVFTMLYLQLPFYHPFTPGQISFFGI
- a CDS encoding sulfocyanin; translated protein: MRKAVSPTFTAIIAIVVAIVIVGAAVYTYQQFLMYSSKTSAAITTTSTTPKHTLPYNPTNKTVFITLVTLSSGPTFNFNGTDFGAMVIYVPAGWNLYITYVNQQSLPHNLNLVANDTPTPNSANIADDGKILLTIGATTSDYQSSGLMSGQSASELYSDIPAGIYWLCCGIAGHAESGMWVVLVASPNVTTPYVVIS
- a CDS encoding cytochrome c oxidase subunit II, coding for MTRLSIEVITMIGAALILAVLGGIAFHDLIMIDTGGYFPHNEKPEVIRVIAKQYVWEFIYPNGTVSYDKVVIQAGKPYIFNLTSADVIHAMYIVQLGYKLEAIPGYYYPLYIIVNKPGVYNIYCAEFCGPGHYTMIGELIVVNSTAG
- a CDS encoding Rieske 2Fe-2S domain-containing protein, with protein sequence MKRRDFIRLAMIAGGAVAISPLFSPLFNYMGYYYNELRVISKNYLVANNTAGLQGFPKYKVANIKDIQSSNCPVYFFTYPLTNEPCFIVDFSKLNNQTNVEFKNPYFGQFAINSKFPTIKGVGPKGSICAFSAICVHLGCQLPAQVLTSSPNLPGLNPASTILHCPCHGSMYKLDEGGIVVGGPAPRPLPIVLLEYDNTTGDIYAIGTNAPYFSKTRPTSNLIYDPNYSYQIPSNPACTSG
- a CDS encoding cytochrome b is translated as MIQIIPIKYHLIQLALRGDKVEEERESWLDKVFQWLDERVGIYGHTIAKAPRYAYRLDYWLGSMVLAAFALAVITGALVALYYVPSDPYASTVYLITKVPYGALLFSIHTWAAYAMIFLLIIHMTRNFIVGAYRKPREIMWVVGVILAGLALTEAYLGYSLPYNLISWTATTTGLNLFTYMPFNLAALIKLMTTVPTNLPGIASGVDPLVDRFFIFHWIVGGLILLFIMIHLAIFEKHGGPTPPPSKEPGPELIEHFRDKVENDPNWRLQPYTRTFGMILMTFFLIFGGVILIASLIPYNIAITGGGLKYTMPEYNPVLAAQTPPIPDWYFLFIYFFYKSVTPQNASIIFLAWILITVLFPFIDQYIFRHKASHPVMRPAAIALGTGFIISFIVNSIWAYRTPGVDIGPIGVEVDGLIFLASFVVLYPLIKFYLAPRSIRGDSSGGSFNFRKGMSLKTKTLNLQQQKLILRSSEIAFIGLVSSFIYTTCQLFASLQVAYITAQFGVGFLLGLDLLLLAGILGFLVFGGK
- a CDS encoding winged helix-turn-helix transcriptional regulator, with the translated sequence MDALDKLIFYNIFVNPRVSKRELARKLNLSLSSLIYRLNKLQKFIEGYYTYVDPVILGYKKAIVIHNQENISNESVRFKCIEGYIISEIFGEDINKEIEKINPIFYQIIPNRKYSLSKLDYKIIDLLVKNPLISDKEIAIELGKSSKTINRHLRFLVSNNFVKIVPRIDIAKLDFLLYSLISQTINKQIKHIFKYPPIYIGFAENLEEIVKLNKFGKISIKSEYKINNWIFNDQKFRTQFYLN